The Sporosarcina ureae genome includes a region encoding these proteins:
- a CDS encoding ATP-binding protein — MKPSFLIPLQSAQYEKLTHYQYYGAVIEAILDALQQRSPADWQIIQVDEFASYTETMLPELIHRKQLPYESLSHIYATLPTQKIQQDESATTFSLQDAETIDNQLLFFPEHQIAIANISYYVATGSTWSEHTVFAPSATHVKNFIEVLNQLQREAMKTNITYLVDTEEGMEKKTYGAGTQIERSDVLLDENLKNDLFRSIDEFFRDGGAFFKEYGLPYKRGILLYGSPGNGKTTLVRSITGTTDAPVVYWQITEFTGSHSVQEVFNTVERLAPAILVIEDIDSMPEHMRSTFLNILDGVHVRDGLFIIGTTNYPERIDPALINRAGRFDSTYEIKSPTQAVRKLYMEKLDRKKILSPQQVEAIAKQTKGLSVSQLNELYMSIALTYHYEANIEYEERIRQLQKQHRQATRHDWETDSTIGY, encoded by the coding sequence ATGAAACCATCTTTTTTAATTCCGTTACAGTCCGCACAATACGAAAAACTGACACATTATCAATATTATGGCGCGGTCATTGAAGCCATTCTAGACGCACTTCAACAACGTTCACCAGCTGATTGGCAAATTATTCAAGTAGATGAATTTGCTTCTTACACAGAAACCATGCTCCCTGAGTTGATTCATCGCAAACAATTGCCATACGAATCACTTAGTCATATATACGCCACATTACCGACACAAAAAATCCAACAAGACGAATCTGCTACTACATTCTCTCTCCAAGACGCTGAGACAATCGACAATCAGTTACTTTTCTTTCCAGAACATCAAATCGCTATAGCAAACATCAGTTATTATGTCGCAACAGGTTCTACTTGGTCGGAACATACTGTATTTGCACCATCTGCTACTCACGTAAAAAATTTCATCGAAGTATTGAATCAACTACAACGGGAAGCGATGAAAACGAATATTACGTATTTAGTGGACACCGAAGAAGGCATGGAAAAAAAGACATATGGCGCTGGCACACAAATTGAGCGTAGTGACGTCCTTCTAGATGAAAATTTAAAAAACGATCTATTCCGTTCTATAGATGAATTCTTTCGAGATGGCGGGGCTTTCTTTAAAGAATACGGACTGCCGTATAAACGGGGGATCTTGCTGTATGGATCTCCCGGTAACGGCAAAACAACGCTCGTGCGTTCTATCACCGGGACAACCGACGCACCAGTCGTCTACTGGCAAATCACAGAATTTACAGGTAGTCATTCAGTACAAGAAGTGTTCAATACAGTCGAACGCCTGGCACCTGCCATTCTCGTAATTGAAGACATCGACTCCATGCCAGAACATATGAGAAGCACATTTCTGAACATCCTGGATGGCGTGCATGTCCGTGACGGCTTATTCATCATCGGGACGACCAATTACCCTGAACGTATCGACCCTGCTCTCATCAACCGCGCAGGCCGTTTTGACAGCACTTATGAAATCAAGTCTCCGACACAAGCAGTCCGTAAACTATATATGGAAAAACTAGACCGTAAAAAGATTTTGTCTCCACAACAAGTTGAAGCAATAGCGAAGCAGACAAAAGGCCTTTCGGTTTCACAACTGAATGAATTATATATGTCAATTGCACTCACCTACCATTATGAGGCGAACA
- a CDS encoding rhodanese-like domain-containing protein, which produces MPDNLYNGDIDKGGSFLSYYILGAAVLAVILYFVITYIRVGKALTTLTQEEFIKGYRKAQLIDVREPKDFDAGHILGARNIPFTQFSQRYKEIRPDKPVYLYDQNTSRTGRAALFLKKKGCTEIYQLRGGFKQWSGKIKTK; this is translated from the coding sequence ATGCCAGATAATCTTTATAATGGAGATATTGATAAAGGGGGAAGTTTTTTGAGTTATTATATTTTGGGAGCAGCTGTGCTCGCGGTCATTTTGTATTTCGTCATCACATACATACGGGTCGGAAAAGCATTGACTACTTTAACGCAAGAAGAGTTTATTAAAGGATATCGCAAAGCACAATTGATCGACGTGCGCGAACCAAAAGATTTCGATGCTGGACATATTTTAGGTGCACGTAATATTCCATTTACGCAGTTCTCACAACGCTATAAGGAAATTCGCCCCGACAAACCCGTTTATCTTTATGACCAAAACACAAGCCGGACAGGCCGTGCTGCGTTATTCTTGAAGAAAAAAGGTTGTACAGAAATCTACCAGCTACGCGGTGGATTTAAACAGTGGTCAGGTAAAATCAAAACCAAATAA
- a CDS encoding lipoate--protein ligase family protein, producing MTKAVWHYVDSGKCSPSFNMALDEALLDLHSRGEIGPVLRFYEWEPATLSIGYFQRIEKDIDMEKVQELGLGFVRRPTGGRGVLHEHELTYSVIVSEQYPNMPETVTEAYRVISGGLLQGFRNLGLQAEFSIPDHDVKEQLRSPKSGVCFDAPSWYELVVEGKKVAGSAQTRQKGVILQHGAILMSLDVDKLTSIFTYSSPALKERVRRTLPDRAIAIDRLTDREISVEECKQAFSKGFEASLDISLEPLELTPEQLALVHQIEKEKYANNDWNFKK from the coding sequence ATGACAAAAGCAGTATGGCATTATGTAGACTCTGGAAAATGTAGTCCTTCCTTCAACATGGCGCTAGATGAAGCGCTTCTTGATTTACATAGCCGAGGAGAAATCGGACCAGTTCTACGTTTTTATGAGTGGGAACCCGCTACATTATCCATCGGGTATTTTCAGCGTATTGAAAAAGATATCGATATGGAAAAAGTACAAGAACTTGGACTTGGATTTGTCCGAAGACCAACAGGGGGCCGAGGGGTCCTACATGAACATGAGCTTACATACAGTGTGATTGTTAGCGAGCAGTATCCTAATATGCCAGAAACAGTGACAGAAGCATACCGTGTGATTTCTGGTGGATTGTTGCAAGGATTCCGTAATTTAGGACTTCAAGCAGAGTTCTCGATTCCTGACCATGACGTCAAGGAGCAATTAAGAAGCCCAAAGAGCGGTGTGTGTTTTGATGCACCGAGCTGGTATGAACTTGTTGTCGAAGGGAAAAAGGTTGCTGGCAGTGCGCAAACACGTCAAAAAGGCGTGATATTACAACACGGAGCAATCTTGATGAGCTTGGATGTTGATAAATTAACATCTATTTTCACGTATTCATCACCTGCACTGAAAGAGCGAGTACGTAGAACGTTGCCGGATCGTGCCATTGCGATTGACCGATTGACTGACCGAGAGATTTCAGTGGAGGAATGCAAACAAGCCTTTTCCAAAGGATTTGAAGCGTCTCTCGATATTTCGTTGGAACCGCTAGAATTAACACCTGAACAACTAGCTTTAGTTCATCAGATCGAGAAAGAGAAATATGCGAATAATGACTGGAATTTTAAAAAATAA
- a CDS encoding HNH endonuclease, translating into MKKTCKTCGVTKSVIDFEKRVDSKDGYRQQCKVCKKEHSTYSRAKWAESDHISFWRVRSYSFNNAKGRRTGIAAKVIINSEPVSAIELKLLYDTDPCCHYCRIPLSRENIVFDHKQPLSREGKHEINNIAISCDDCNNLKGIRNMEEFQKFLLDYIRRF; encoded by the coding sequence ATGAAAAAAACATGTAAAACTTGTGGTGTTACTAAATCTGTCATTGATTTTGAAAAAAGAGTAGATAGCAAAGATGGTTATAGACAACAATGCAAAGTATGTAAAAAGGAACATTCAACTTATTCTAGAGCTAAGTGGGCTGAAAGCGATCATATCTCTTTTTGGAGAGTTAGATCTTACAGCTTTAACAATGCAAAAGGAAGAAGGACGGGAATTGCCGCAAAGGTAATTATCAACTCCGAGCCTGTTTCAGCAATAGAACTGAAGTTACTTTATGATACTGATCCTTGTTGCCATTATTGTAGAATACCACTAAGTAGAGAAAATATTGTTTTTGACCATAAGCAACCACTTTCAAGAGAAGGGAAACATGAAATTAATAATATTGCTATTTCCTGCGATGATTGTAATAATTTAAAAGGAATTAGAAATATGGAGGAGTTTCAAAAATTTCTTCTTGATTATATACGTCGATTTTGA
- a CDS encoding carbon starvation protein A, whose protein sequence is MLTFLSSIVLLIIGYLTYSKVVEKVFVIDDARKTPAYTQADGMDYVPMSWWKGWLIQLLNIAGLGPIFGAIAGALYGPVAFIWIVFGSIFAGAVHDYFSGMLSLKHGGAQFPKIVGEYLGDIARRFINVISVVLMVLVAAAFTAGPAQLISSITPLSFIVSLIIIFGYFVLAAILPINKIIGHLYPLFGVVLIVMAVGIGGALLFGPEKIPNLTLQNLHPGELPIWPLLMVTISCGAISGFHCTQSPIVSRTMKKESEGRKVFYGAMIAEGVIAMVWAAAGMTFFGGTAGLQSALAAGGPAGAVNEISSTLLGSFGGMLAILGVIILPITTGDTALRSARMIFTEATSKWLNPGKKWVILATTLLLGVPMFYLSTIDYSFLWRYVGGTNQLVAAVMLWTATSFLIREKRAHWIAGIPAMFMTAVVVTYWMYAPEGLHLDYAVSVGTGIVVSGAIGVFYLLKVIQAKQVPVIVSEQ, encoded by the coding sequence ATGCTGACATTTTTATCATCTATCGTCTTGCTAATTATTGGTTACCTAACGTATTCAAAAGTGGTTGAAAAGGTATTCGTGATTGATGATGCAAGGAAAACACCCGCTTATACACAGGCTGATGGGATGGATTATGTTCCGATGAGCTGGTGGAAAGGCTGGTTGATTCAATTACTGAACATCGCAGGTTTAGGTCCGATATTCGGCGCAATTGCAGGTGCGTTATATGGACCTGTTGCATTCATTTGGATTGTGTTCGGCAGTATTTTTGCTGGTGCCGTACATGATTATTTTTCTGGAATGTTATCATTAAAACACGGTGGTGCTCAATTCCCTAAAATTGTAGGGGAATATTTAGGAGATATCGCTAGACGTTTCATTAACGTGATTTCCGTTGTACTAATGGTTCTAGTGGCGGCTGCCTTTACTGCAGGGCCAGCTCAACTTATTTCATCCATTACACCGCTATCATTTATAGTATCTCTTATCATTATATTTGGATACTTCGTGTTGGCAGCCATCTTGCCGATCAATAAAATTATAGGACATTTATATCCGTTGTTCGGAGTGGTTTTGATTGTTATGGCAGTTGGAATCGGTGGCGCATTACTATTTGGACCCGAGAAAATTCCGAATTTAACTTTGCAGAACTTACATCCTGGAGAATTACCTATTTGGCCATTGCTGATGGTGACGATCTCTTGTGGAGCAATTTCAGGTTTCCACTGTACGCAAAGTCCAATTGTTTCTAGAACGATGAAAAAAGAATCGGAAGGCCGTAAAGTATTTTATGGTGCAATGATTGCAGAAGGTGTCATTGCGATGGTCTGGGCTGCGGCAGGCATGACATTCTTTGGCGGTACGGCAGGACTACAAAGTGCTCTCGCTGCGGGTGGTCCAGCAGGTGCTGTGAATGAAATCTCGAGCACATTGCTTGGATCGTTTGGCGGGATGTTAGCTATTTTAGGGGTTATTATTTTGCCAATTACGACGGGCGATACGGCTCTTCGTTCAGCGCGTATGATTTTCACTGAAGCGACTTCCAAATGGTTAAACCCCGGTAAAAAATGGGTGATTCTTGCTACGACATTGCTGTTAGGTGTACCTATGTTCTATCTATCAACTATCGATTATTCGTTCTTATGGCGTTATGTTGGCGGAACGAATCAATTAGTAGCCGCCGTCATGCTCTGGACAGCAACGTCTTTCTTAATTAGAGAAAAACGAGCGCATTGGATCGCAGGAATTCCTGCGATGTTCATGACCGCAGTTGTCGTGACGTACTGGATGTATGCGCCTGAAGGTCTGCATCTAGACTACGCTGTATCGGTAGGCACAGGAATTGTAGTATCAGGTGCAATTGGGGTGTTTTACTTGCTGAAAGTGATTCAAGCGAAACAAGTCCCCGTGATTGTAAGCGAGCAATAA
- a CDS encoding DUF1385 domain-containing protein translates to MSQQKTPPAYGGQALIEGVMFGGKKDTVTAIRRKDDSIEYYHVPRESHPVRTKLKKIPLIRGIVALIESAGNGSKHLTFASDRYDVMPGEEEEHAKEEETSKLVMILGVAAVGVLSFIFGKFVFTLVPVFLAELFQSVAPGKTAQIMIESFFKLFLLLTYIGLISMTPLIKRVFQYHGAEHKVINNYESNMEMTVENVQSQSRLHYRCGSSFILFTVIVGMFIYFLVPTDPLWLRVLNRILLIPVVLGVSFEVLQLTNAVRNVPVLRYLGYPGLWLQLLTTKEPDDKQVEVAIASFEKLLEVEEHGVGVLNPQIAIETDEAKEPKPLLS, encoded by the coding sequence ATGAGTCAACAGAAAACTCCTCCAGCATACGGAGGTCAAGCACTTATAGAAGGTGTAATGTTTGGCGGAAAGAAAGATACGGTGACAGCAATTCGTCGCAAAGATGATTCGATCGAGTACTACCACGTACCGAGAGAATCACATCCTGTACGCACTAAATTAAAAAAGATTCCTTTAATCCGCGGAATTGTCGCGTTAATTGAATCGGCTGGTAATGGTTCGAAGCATCTGACGTTTGCGAGTGATCGCTACGACGTGATGCCAGGTGAAGAAGAAGAACATGCGAAAGAAGAAGAGACGTCGAAACTCGTAATGATTCTTGGCGTGGCGGCTGTCGGAGTGTTATCGTTTATTTTCGGTAAGTTCGTCTTTACACTCGTTCCTGTTTTCTTAGCAGAGTTGTTCCAATCCGTTGCACCCGGTAAAACAGCGCAAATTATGATCGAGAGCTTCTTTAAATTATTCTTGTTGCTAACGTATATTGGATTAATTTCCATGACGCCGCTGATCAAACGGGTTTTCCAATATCACGGTGCAGAGCATAAAGTCATCAATAACTACGAAAGTAATATGGAAATGACAGTAGAAAACGTACAGTCACAATCTCGATTACATTATCGCTGCGGTAGTAGTTTCATTTTGTTTACGGTAATCGTCGGGATGTTCATTTACTTCTTAGTACCAACTGATCCACTGTGGTTGCGCGTCCTTAATCGGATTTTATTGATTCCTGTAGTGCTCGGCGTGTCATTTGAAGTATTACAGTTAACGAACGCAGTGCGCAACGTACCGGTACTTCGTTATCTAGGCTACCCTGGACTTTGGTTACAATTACTGACAACAAAAGAGCCAGACGACAAGCAAGTAGAAGTTGCCATTGCTTCTTTCGAAAAGTTATTGGAAGTGGAAGAACACGGAGTAGGTGTGTTGAATCCACAAATTGCGATAGAAACAGATGAAGCGAAAGAGCCAAAACCTCTTCTTTCATAA
- the aroQ gene encoding type II 3-dehydroquinate dehydratase produces the protein MELLLLNGPNLNRLGKREPDIYGAETLADIEGRIQRLANESDITLSCFQSNIEGELINRIHDAGDQEIDGIIFNPGAFTHYSIALRDAIASISVPVIEVHISNIHTREEFRHTSVIAPVAAGQLCGFGTAGYDLAFQAFLLKREERQS, from the coding sequence ATGGAACTGTTACTCTTAAATGGTCCAAACCTGAACCGGCTAGGCAAAAGAGAGCCGGATATTTACGGGGCGGAGACACTTGCGGATATAGAGGGCCGAATTCAGCGTCTGGCCAATGAATCGGACATTACGCTTTCATGCTTTCAATCCAATATAGAAGGCGAGCTCATCAACCGCATTCACGATGCAGGGGATCAGGAAATCGATGGGATTATCTTTAATCCAGGCGCATTTACACACTACAGCATTGCCCTTCGTGATGCGATTGCTTCTATTTCCGTTCCGGTAATTGAAGTTCATATCTCCAACATACATACTCGCGAAGAATTCCGGCACACGTCTGTCATTGCGCCTGTAGCGGCAGGACAGCTTTGCGGTTTTGGAACAGCGGGCTACGATCTCGCCTTCCAAGCGTTTTTGTTAAAACGAGAGGAGAGACAATCTTGA